From a single Cinclus cinclus chromosome 16, bCinCin1.1, whole genome shotgun sequence genomic region:
- the ANKS3 gene encoding ankyrin repeat and SAM domain-containing protein 3 codes for MSELSDEASESELLSRSLSMWHGVGQVLCREELDVPLDLHTASSVGQYQVVQECIQRGHLDLNQRNCGGWTPLMYASYIGHDNIVHLLLEAGVNVNIPTPEGQTPLMLASSCGNESVAYFLLQQGAELEMKDIHGWTALFHCTSAGHQQMVKFLLENGANANCKEPLYGYTPLMEAAASGHEIIVQYLLNHGVKADVRDNTGATARTLAMKYGHTKIVGLIDLHAAPVPKVFCRGPGNYEELSSSDESCSAPQRQRPARRTKGPSIHEGPQALAKITAVGIGGRKQSCYEQVPPQGYVTFSNDGSCESGVIRNRDVTSPINELDVESSSSREDSTLSSNSLGAIRSSSSSSECLIRVPGVSSEGSLESNEDSDHTNSPPNRKQAKSFKGKTRYSNSDSHCLGKAGGCSQHLVLPEPPAYTGPQDLATFLEEIGCLKYLQVFEEQDVDLRIFLTLTESDLKEIGITLFGPKRKMTSAIARWHSSARPPSDALELAYADRLEAEMQELAIQLHKRCEEVQVMKGQVCQEQKLRAVAESCLMERDETWNAIQCQLGEAQAITKDAGVLLDQIMSCQAELSSRLAPERAGEAAPDTGEQRGTGESRRPGERPVLEGWPPSLKSLSLPELSAVLEECVGEMGKALQTVTQNLQRLQALGQSGQSWPKP; via the exons ATGTCGGAGCTGAGCGATGAGGCCAGCGAGTCGGAGCTGCTGAGCCGCAGCCTCTCCATGTGGCACGGGGTGGGGCAAGTGCTGTGCCGGGAGGAGCTGGACGTGCCCCTGGACCTGCACACGGCCTCCTCTGTCGGGCAGTACCAAGTGGTGCAGGAGTGCATCCAGCG TGGACACTTGGATTTGAACCAGAGGAACTGTGGGGGCTGGACCCCACTCATGTACGCTTCCTACATCGGCCACGACAACATTGTGCAcctgctgctggaagcaggagTGAACGTGAACATCCCCACCCCTGAAGGCCAGACTCCCCTCATGCTGGCCTCCAGCTGTGGCAATGAGAGTGTTGCTTACTTCCTTCTGCAG CaaggggcagagctggagatgAAGGACATTCATGGCTGGACTGCCCTGTTCCACTGCACCAGCGCTGGGCACCAACAGATGGTCAAGTTCTTACTGGAGAATGGGGCAAATGCCAACTGCAA GGAGCCACTGTATGGGTACACACCTCTGAtggaagcagctgcttctgGCCATGAGATAATTGTTCAATACCTTCTCAATCAT GGAGTAAAGGCAGATGTCAGAGATAACACTGGAGCCACAGCACGGACCCTGGCCATGAAGTATGGCCACACCAAGATTGTGGGGCTGATAGATTTGCATGCAGCCCCAGTGCCCAAGGTGTTCTGCAGAGGTCCAG GCAACTATGAGGAGCTGAGTTCTTCAGATGAATCATGTTCTGCTCCCCAGAGACAGAGACCTGCTCGTAGGACCAAGGGTCCCAGCATCCATGAGGGGCCCCAGGCCTTGGCCAAGATCACAGCAGTTGGGATTGGGGGAAGGAAGCAGTCTTGCTATG AGCAGGTGCCCCCTCAGGGCTATGTCACCTTCAGCAATGATGGCAGCTGTGAGTCAGGTGTCATCAGGAACAGGGATGTCACCTCCCCAATCAATGAGCTGGAtgtggagagcagcagcagcaggg AGGATAGTACTTTGTCCAGCAACAGCTTGGGAGCcatcaggagcagcagcagcagcagtgaatgCCTAATTAGAGTCCCAGGAGTCAGCAGTGAAGGTTCCTTGGAAAGCAATGAG gACTCTGACCACACCAACAGCCCTCCAAATCGGAAACAAGCCAAGAGCTTTAAGGGCAAGACCCGCTACAGCAACAGTGACAGCCACTGCCTGGGGaaggctgggggctgcagccagcacctGGTCCTTCCTGAGCCCCCAGCCTACACAGGGCCCCAG GATCTGGCAACATTCCTTGAAGAGATTGGGTGCCTGAAGTACCTTCAGGTGTTTGAGGAGCAAGACGTGGACCTCCGGATTTTCCTGACTCTCACAGAGAGTGACCTGAAGGAAATAGGCATCAC GCTGTTTGGCCCCAAGAGGAAGATGACCTCAGCCATCGCACgctggcacagcagtgcccGCCCGCCCAGCGACGCGCTGGAGTTGGCCTATGCTGATCGGCTGGAGGCAGAGATGCAGGAATTGGCCATCCAGCTGCACAAG aggtgtgaaGAGGTGCAGGTGATGAAGGGCCAGGTGTGCCAGGAGCAGAAGCTGCGTGCAGTGGCTGAGAGCTGTTTGATGGAGCGGGATGAGACCTGGAATGCAATCCAGTGCCAGCTTGGAGAGGCTCAGGCCATCACCAAAGATGCTGGAGTCCTGCTGGATCAGATCAT gagctgccaggcagagctgtcGTCGCGGCTGGCCCCGGAGCGCGCGGGCGAGGCGGCGCCGGACACGGGAGAGCAGCGCGGCACCGGGGAGAGCCGGCGGCCCGGGGAGCGCccag TGCTGGAAGGGTGGCCACCTTCCCTGAAGTCCCTGAGCTTGCCTGAGCtgtcagctgtgctggaggagtGTGTGGGAGAGATGG GAAAAGCTCTGCAGACTGTGACTCAAAACCTCCAAAGGCTCCAAGCCCTGGGGCAGAGCGGGCAGAGCTGGCCAAAGCCATAA